A stretch of DNA from Labrus mixtus chromosome 6, fLabMix1.1, whole genome shotgun sequence:
cagaggaccccgtcacaGCCTGGTATTCAGTCAAGGCGGTGACCGTcgcaacatgcagcaaagggtcaaAGTCGGATTCAAATCCACAGCCACTGTGACAGAGGACAATAGCCTCTGTACCCGCTAGGCTACAGCTCCTGCagtttctgtgtgttctgtgAGTGGGTGTGATGATGAAGGTATACGTGCATGTAGGGATGTGATACCTTGATTAAAAAATGCTACCATAGCGTGACACGATGGACGTTGTCGATCGCTCTGTGCATTTTCTTGTccgacttcctgtccaggttgtTCTGTTCTGTCAGAATATGCGGTTTTAGTGCCGACTTCAAAACAAATTTGCCCCTCACAGGGACGATAAAGAACAACTGGAACTTTCATTTACAgttgaataaaacaaagaaatcagatTCAATCCAGCGTCTTCCTCCTACTTCTTGAGAATTCTCTGAGTCTTTCACCTGAAGCCCCTCAGCttttaattcaacattttggCATCACTCAGGTTCTTCCTGAATAATATCCTCTggtaaaaagaagaaacaatgtCACTCACATGGTCTGGCTCCCTCAGCTGCATTATTTAAAGTGCTGCTGTTTGCCTATAAAGCGTTAAATTGTCTTTCCTTCTTTGATCACAGACCCCATGCCTTCCCTTTAGCGCATCGTCATAGAGGGACGATTCTCTTGCGTAAACCATTTTCTGTCTCAGAATCCAGGTAGATGTGTCGGTGGTATTACAACAGAGTTCTCCCAGTATCTTCCTTAACTTCAAATGAATGAATTCCCATTCTTCTGGCCCGATGTGTGATTGAGCTTTTCTCATGGAGTGACAATTTCCTAGTCTTCTTCTTGTGATCTATAGTTATCTGTGCTGTGGATCAAGCGGCTCAAAGCATATAGGCAATATAGGAATCGCCTAGGGCACCAAGTTCTGAGGGGGGGGGTCGTAAACCTACAACCAGACAACCGGACAACTTCCCGAGGATCGTGTGTCACAGAATCAGAGAATGCAATTTACTGTAACAACACCTTCTTCTGCTCTCCagggtttaaaaaacacaaacaaaaaattcACTGTAAAGGATAATGTgcaggcagttttttttttgtccagggatgaaaaaaaaaggtggattgTAATGTCAAATGGTTTGGAGTGGAGTTTATTGTCAGATGCAGTGAAAGCAAACAGCCCCAATAAAtcatcacaaaacaacaactgatgacagaagaagaagaagacgtgtTTTTTGATCGATTCTGAAGAagctgaggagagaaaacatttttcttctgtgaTTCATGAAAATAACCTGTCAGAGACTAGAACACACGACGACGGTCTAATATCTAAGCTGCCATGTTGTTCTCTCTGTGcatggagactttttttttatcacatatcAATAATGTTCATTCTAACAAAATATAATAGGGCTGTCAGCAGTACTGTCAATTAGGTCTGAAGTTAAAgcattagttgtttttttaatctcattagTCAAaggctattttgtccctttaggcgcaccGTAGATAGTCCtccgcagtgtctccctgtagtcacagagATGGAAGaaacaacactgctgcatctctgaATGTCTCATTCGTCTgagagtcaaaagtaatatccactgTAACTACCTTTGATCTATATTACCAGGAGGgcctttctttatttcaaaataaaagcagggttgaattcaaacagccaGTTTAACAATTATAATCTTTTGACAGCCCTGGTAGTAATCTTAAATATTTGTGAGTTAGATTAAAATGTGAAAGACATACATTTAACACATGCAGAAATATCAGAGGATAACAACACAAGGGCTTTTCTGCGGATGGTGAAATTtagttttctctcttcttctcagcATCCTacaagacaaaatgaaaaagtgttagcactcaataaaagatttgacatgttttattcatgttaatGTTCTTACCATATTTTACTGATAACGGCCAGAGCCATTAATATCACCACTCCAACAAGCAGTAACGCTGCAAAAGCGTAGAGGAGATAATCTGAGAACACAGGAATCaaattaattcaattcaattcaaatgaatAACAATGAGGAAATCATAGAGTTTACAGAGTTTAgataaagagaggagagaggagagagagaaatgcacAATCATATCACCTCCTACATGCAGGTTGACTTTGGAATTAACAGAACATGGACTGAAATTTACCGTTTGACCACACGTAACCATCCTCAGGGTCGCTGAGTCCGGGAGGTTTGGAGGTGGATTTTTTCCAAGATGtgactgaaacacaaaaaaaggctttaaaatgacaaaaaaagaaaaaaagaatgaataattTTAATGCTGATGAATCTGCACCCTACTTACTGAAGAGTGATCTGTTGTGAAAAACCTCATAAATCATGTTGCACGTCAGCAGGTCATCACCGTGCATTCCTCTGCATGTACATGGATAGTGAAGTACGGTGCCCATGGTGGCCAAAAAGGCTCTCTGACATTCTGGATCTGCACCGAGGATTAAAGCTGGATCCATCCAGGTGAAACATTCATTACTGTCGAGGTCGATGTCGCTGCACTGTGCTCCTTCAGAGCTCCAGCATTTCTCTCTGAGAGTCTTTAAAAGTTTTCTgataaatgagagaaaaacatgtttcatattcaGTCCATGGCTGCTTTGTATttatgaaaaatacacaaagcaaATGCATCATTTTTATAACCCTTAATTACCCATGACAGACAATAGCTCGAggcatttttatgttttgtaacctttttgtttttcagcttttgTTACTGAGGTTTTAATTCAACTCAAATTAGGAGCAGATCCAGATCTGACGCCTGCGAAGGCAAAATAAAAAGGTCTGATTCAGctgaaaaccaaacaacaaaatgcTTTCTCTGTGATTATGCATAATTAACAGAACAGCTGTTTCTGGGGATGCAACGACGCATCAGTTCAACATCGATATCGGTCGATATTtgccctgttgacagacatcggcaCATCGGAAAATAAAGTGGCATGAAGcgatgtcagtagccgatgtgtatctgatgtgtaaTTTCAATTTAATGCTGACATCTAGTACACCTAAATACTGATCCAGAGAAGagttttttattgggcagacgAAGTCACCTGTTAAACAAActgacttgttttattttttaagacgCATGTGTCTGAAACTGAAGCAAGTCTGTGAGCATTGACTGTTTCCTCTTATATTCCTCATTTTACTGTTGGGTCTTATTTAGTCTATTATTTTTATAGAGCTTAaaatgtctgtatgtgtatagTATCACTGTTTCTTTAAGTCTTATGATTCTGTTTTCATCTCAAACGCCTCTAGCCAGGGACAGGGGGTTAAAAATTCACCACGGCTAGAAACTAGAGCCCCACCGATTACCGTACATCGGCCAACAGATTATATCAGCAAATATTAGCACATCAAGTGACTCTTgcatcggctaattttattgcagatatgcaccgatattactagatttaatCACCAGtcaaaatgcatttcatttgagtataaTTGTATTGGACTGGCTGTCACCTGAAAAGGGCGCCGTATGGATTATAACGAGCATTAtgactctccagagtgtcggcCGGTGATGCACGTTCATGCGCAGTTACCTTCCAGTTGTGTTTGATGACTTCATGTGTGGGATCAACGCAATAtatgtgtatatctatctctacaaaTCAAAGATATAATCTATGAGAAAGATATcagccaatatatcggtataggatgtttttgctccctaatatcagtatcggccccaaaaatcccaaagGGTTCAGGTCCTACTAGAAACATGTATGAatggcatctactttgtattttacatacagtatgaagCGATCTTCATTGCCtgttaaacaaatgaataaaaacaaatcaaacagaagagaaataatgtggcattgtgggagtcttacaACAAAAGAAGTCATGAGACAAACATCCATATCGGCTCTGGTTTTCCCAATTGGTGCATCTCTAGTTGTTTCTTGTACCAGGCTGCTGCAGTCATAATGTTATTTCACTCTTTGCACATGCACATGATAATGCTAAACAATATGATAATTACATGTTTTCTGGTTTTTCAAGAAATTAGAAATACACGATGCTGCACAACTAACATGATGAAGCTTCAGctaaaagaaaatcacatgTTTTAGAGATCAATCAGACATCAGAAAGATTGCTGTTGTAGatttctagaaaaaaaagaatagtggATTATTTGCCTTCTTCTTGCTCCACATAAGTTTAGTTATTACATCTGAATTGTGGGAAAACGGCAGAACTAAACGCCTCGCCGACTGTCCTACTGTAACAACATGACATTTCCTCTAAATAATTGCCTGTAGACATTTCAGCTTCATTAGATGCAAATTGGAATTGTGCCCCCGTCTGCTGTGACAAGTCGTGGGGAAAGGAAGTTCATCGTTTGCCCTGAGACGCTAATTCATAAGCCACAGTCGAGATATTACCTACATGCTCGCTATCTGCCCTCGTGTGTTAATTGCTATAcggtaaagttattttcttagAAGTGTAAAATAACTGGAGCCATGTCGCAGGTTTGCTCAGCCTTAAGCCTTCCCTTATAGAATATTTCATGTTAAGCAGGAAGCAGCGAGTCTGCAGTTTCTTATTTCTGGCCAAACTACCAGCCAGGTTTTACTTAATTATCTCTAAATTATCATGTAGCTCCACAGTCAGAGAACATTTCAGTCAAGTATCTTCTGTTTACACTGTAAGTTATCTGCTCTGAAAATCATGCACTTACTTGCACAAGTGTACAGCTCCTCCAGTGCACCTTTGggttgtacattttgtgttcttATATTCTATCATATAGATTATATTGCTTGTTGTATATTTGATCTTATTCTATATAAGTCAGCAGTAGCGTCGCTGTTTCATAGCTTCTCACTACTTTTGCCCTATTTCTGTTTTCACCAAAACATAAAGTCAgatcccttttctttttttttgtaggatttatgtcagaaatcagggacagagagagagtggggaatgacatgcaggaaaggagccacaggtcggatttggaCCGGGGCCGACCGCTTTTAGGACTACAgttctctgtacatgggacgcgtGGCCAAACCACTCGGCCACAGAAGCCCcaccaagtcaaattcttaAATGTATTTGGCAGTAAAACTAATTCTGATTCTTAAGCAAGTCTGTTGGATGGATTTCCATGAAATGTCATCCATTCCAGTAACCTGATCCGCTTACTCTGAGCCACACTAAAAGATTTTCCAAATCTTATCAGATGTTTAAACTGTGAGAGACGCTTTACATGTCAACAAATTATGACAGGTGTTCTTCCTATTGTGCGTGAAGAGCAACGGCTTGTTTTTTCAATTTACAGTAGGCCTATGTATGTAACTGGGCAGTCAGCCTTAATGCTTTAATCTGGATTCGTTTACGGTAAGCAGTTATTGCATTGATTATTTTAATCACAAGCCATTTCATCCCTTCCACCACGCTACGGTGTAGTTAAgcttaagattaagatttacttttattgattcagtttgaatttctgtttttacactctgtaagtcatgcaacacacacataggctgaaatatacacacatgcacaaacaggatcctatggacatgcactaatggagagatgtcagagtgacggagcgacCCCtggcaggcgctcctgagctggcgGTGGGTAGGGGGTTTGgtacctcggcagtgctcaggaggtaatctggcacctctccagctaccagaccaacttccatatttggtctgcaccgggacttgaaccggcgaccctccggttcccaacccaagtccctacagactgaactactgccgcccccaaaaGTTAAACCACCGCAGTGTCTTCCTGCAGGCATGAGGTGACATTTTGTTCCCATTCActattttcatgttattttccaTCTTTAGCAAGTTCCTTattctgtgatttatttaatgTCCAGAATTTTCGATCCATCAGGagttctttcatttctttcaaaataaaagttttttgaTCCAAACAGAAAGTGAGGGAAAtttagcttaagacagtacaaaatacaaaataaaagcatgacaaaaactgttttgaaatgcaaaataatggcaTATCTAGCACGTGATCGTGATACTATTGGAATTTAGCGattaacaaaaatgaaatagtTTGGCAGCCCTCGTAATAATAAATTTTAAGTGGCAGTGAGTTGAACTCACAGGACAGAttgttgtttgttggttttaatGGGTGTATTATATTGTCGAGTTATAGTAGTAACATACCTACAGTCTGCGTCCTCAGCACACTGGTCCGTTGTCTCCTGACAGATCAATGTGGAGACTCCACAGGTGCCGCTGTGCAGAGTGCTTTTCATGTGCAGACAGCTCTGATCTGAagctgcacactcacacagcaccAACATCTCTGCCACGCTGCGCGGCATGCTGCTGTAGAACTGCTGAGTCACTTGTTGACAGCGGTCGCTGTCGCACTGCTCTGCTGTGCACGCCTGAAGAACCGGTGCCAGGTACCTGTTACAAACTGCATCACTGACACATTCTGTCATTCTGTCCAAGCAGGATCCAGCAGCATCGTACGCTGGGAAAGGAAACGCGGTGTGTGAGTTTTAAAGACTGAATAAACATCAGATATATGTTGATTGAATTCAGgaaactgttttgtattttaatatttttgttcTTGAGGTTATACTCTTGTAAAATGATCACCATTGTGTATCAAAGTGCTTGACTGCCAGTCCATCCCTGAGCTCCTCTTCTGCTGAGATGCTGAAAAGACATTGAGGAATCAGGAATCATTAGTAAATCCAAAACCACTTTATGATGGCCCTgaacttcaaaataagacaaCCATTCATTCAACAGAACATCATCTTGTAAAGGGGGATAAAACAAGAACCCTTTCAAACATAAAATTCTAAAAAAAGGCCTCACACAACATCAAATTACCAAAAGAAATCAGGCATCTCAAAAGAcacaacatttcacaaaacaggATATCTGAAAAAGGCTCCGGCTTTCAAGACATCgtctcatcactcctcaaaaTCTGCATGTTAAATTAAATGAGGTCAGAGCCTATAGACGCCAAATACAAACTGTGTTCTGATGCTGCAATGAATATTTCACACAAATTCAAACGTGAGCTGACTGAAATGCTTTTGTGTAAtgatggtgtgtttttgtttaatggtttttagttgtgttttggAAATGATGCGTTTGTGAAATGTTGTAGGTTTTGATCCTTCAAGGCCACCATACCAAATGCTTATTGAAACCCTTCTGCTAATGATGTGCAACCTGAAGCacaaaaagcatttatttaaacagaacACCAAATCACCTTGAGTCAACAACACAATCACTGCACCTATAAACGATGTTCTCATTCTTCCCAGAAAATACTGCACCTGTGTTTGGACGGCATTGTGTGGCCAGTTCTCGTATGGAGCCAcaaagctcctcctcctcccgtgcacacacacacccctgcagGGAGGGAAACTGGACCAGCACGGCCTGGATGGTCATGTTACAGGCCTGTGAGCCTTTAATTTGGCACGCTTCATCttgaataacaaaaaacagaggagaggcagaAAAACAGGATTTTCCATTATGTGATTGAGCCGTGTGCGACAGGTGTTTAGCGCACCTGCTCTGATTGTTTCTCTTTAAAAGGCGTGGAATACACGGCTATAATATCAAAACAGATCTATTTTAAGGGAAGGCCTATTTATTATTATCTGTTTGTGTAGTTATATAAACTTTGCTTCAGGCTATCGCCTCATGTTATTACATTTAAGCTTTACTCGAGGAGCTGCAATTCAATTGAGAAAAGCTTCATGTCCTGAGCCTCCTGAGGACATGTAGTCACTACTTTTATAATACCACTGGACAACATGAAGGGTTACACCATGTTGCAATCAACACTGTAGCagatatattgttttttaaattaccagCACAGGTGCCGCCGTAAGAAGCCCTTTCCTTCTTGCATAAATCTGACATGCAGGTATGAACAGCAGCTAAATAGTCTGGAGGTGGAGGTGACACGCTGAGGCTGAATATCTGAGGAAAAACAATCGCTGCAACACAaattgattataaaaaaaacaacacttcgTTATCTTGAAATTGTATTGACATGTTCttttagtttttgtgtttttgcagaacaaatgttcaaaaagtattttctgcAAGTTTAACATCAAAGATTGTTGCTGACTTTACAGTTCAgactaaaaaaacatgcaggctCTAGTTCAAGTTGCAAGAGAAAGataaaatcaatacatttcattatcagaaacaaaaagaatcatttTATAGCATCACTCACCCAATACGACCGCAGCCTCCAGTTTCATGTTGACAGTTGTGAAGCTGTCAGAGGACAAACCACTGAGTCTCTCCTGCAGCTGATCCGTCTCTCACTTTGGTGCCAGGGATGAAGCTCGGATGGATGCACCAACCACagacgaggaggagacacaTTTACCAGAGCATTTACTGTGGGCTGTGCCCCGCACCGTGTAATGAAATAACAAGCTGTTCACacataaaaagatgaataaaagaacaaaatcgACATCCAATCGTTTGGTCATATTATTTAAGTGGGAatttttttacatcatatgTTGGAAAACAACGACTAGTTTTTGTTGACAAGACTGACATGTTAGAAATGATTGCTGCTAAAAGAATAATTTAACTATTTACATAATAATAGTGAATTAATAATAAGGATGTGATGGGATCACTGACAGTGTATCCAAACCAGATTTAAAATCCTAAAAAAAGATTTGGGTCAaaagtttttaattatttattgagTTACTGATTTGAAGAGCTTCTAATGTCGTATATTTCTTTTGAAGTTCAAACTCAGtgacaaagtaaaaaaacaaaaacttggtGCTTATTTTCAGAGGTATTTGTGTCATCAGCAACTAGAAATCAGATTTGACAGTGCTACTTCATTATGCTACTTATGTGCAACTTTCCTTCTGTCATGAGTTCtgccagcaaacacacacaccgcacTCCATGCTGTCAGAATGACTAATTAATCACAGTCTCAGGCTTTGTTTTTCGAGgttacaaacaaaatcaaatttGCACAAGTGCCTTTGTTttagaaacatatttttctgaCAACTTTGAGTtaactctgaaaacacaaaagaacaacaacagtaaCCAAGCACAACACCATGGCCAGGGCCATCACATGAGCATGTCATTCAATTCCTTCCTTACTGGGGTTGAAAAATCAATGATGACAAGGTGCAAAGGACCAACATTTTATACTCTGAGGAATACATACCTTAGTTAATTTGCCCTAAGTGCTTCGTGGGCTCCAGTTCTTCCTTTGGATTCTGACCGTGTcctttgaattatttttgacGTTCAAGGCTTTTTGtgctcacacacattcattcattctgagGATGACGCAGATACaagtctctttgtgtttctcatggTATGGTTCAGGCGGTcttagacttttaaaaaaatcaaggtTGGATAAAAAAATCTGCTGCTTTTCTATAATGCTCATAgtgaaaaaacaatgttttacatAAACACTTTACAGTCTAAATCATCGAAAAAGGTCATTAATTCAAGTTGGGCTGcacggtgctgcagtggttaacgctgttgcctcacagcaagacagttccctggtttgaatccccattggacatgagcctctctgtgtggagttatcgtgttctccctgtgcatgcgtgggttctctccaggtactccaggCTTCCAAAACAAGTCCAAAATCATGCTCGTTTGGTCAATTGGTGACTAAATTGTagagcttttaactgaatctcatttcatctagttttactacattttgaacctcctgtgtttcctcatttagaataaatgatagcgtttcctcagtacctgttcttatctagttatttttaccttagtttttggattgtgggataggggtgggggagggagtcatgttgttgctgtttgatttatgttgatgtaaagcactttgggatacatttgttgtatgaaaagtgctatacaactaaagtttgattgattgattgattgattgataaattgCCTGtcggtgtgaatgtgagtgtggctggttgacCGTCTCGAAACGTCAGCTTTGTGATTGATTGGTGAACAATCCAGGATGTAACCCTGCCTCtcatccaatgacagctgggagcAGCTCCCGCAACCCCCCGAACAGGAAAAGctgtaaagataatggatggattcaTTCAAGGTCTCTCAGACTGAGACACTTTCTCCCTTACTCAAACACTAGTAGTGAATCTTACATCTTCCTCCCAGCGCTGTGTTGAGTCACTGTGAGGACATTTGACCACCACTTGCATTAATggtaactttaaaaaagcagaCCATAAACCATACAGTGGAGAGTGCAGCTATAGATAATAAAAGAGGgatttatgttttcattctgtACTTAACTTTAGTCCCGTCACTACTTCATTATTGGTTCATTCTAAGTTTTTAGAAAGCGATGAGAAATGCACAATGTCTTGTCTTCATGCTCTCGTGGGAGTTGTTAGGCGGAGAACTgcatgatggagtctagacgGCGGTAATGATGGTAATGGAGCATGTGGGGTGATTACAGGGTGCTGGATGTGGACACTGATGAGATGGATTGGAGGTGACCAGGGTGGAGGAGGGTCCCTTATGATCAAACTAGAACTACAAactgagagctgcagagaggacaaAAGAAGACACATTTTAGGATGATTGTTCAATAAGGGTGGTGATGAAGGACGTGGGGTGATTGTAGGGTGCTGGATGTGGACACTGATGAGACGGATTGGAGGTGACCAGGGTGGAGGAGGGTCCCTTATGATCAAACTAGAACTACAAactgagagctgcagagaggacaaAAGAAGACACATTTTAGGATGATTGTTCAATAAGGGTGGTGATGAAGGACGTGGGGTGATTGTAGGGTGCTGGATGTGGACACTGATGAGACGGATTGGAGGTGACCAGGGTGGAGGAGGGTCTTAACAATCTGaactgagagcagcagagaggacaaGAAGACACATTTTAGGATGATTGGTCAATAAGGGTTGTGCTGAAATCCAGTTGGTTTAGTACTTCAGAGTAAATGCCCATAGTAAGCTGATCAGTGGAGCCGGAAGGAAAAAGATAGAGGGAGCGACAAATATGAAGAATGAGAACTCTGAATAAATGTGTggaaataaattgttttttttagctacgACATGTGGCAAATGTGGCAACAGAATGGGTAAGACttgttatgttttttctttgttcttattTTACAGGGGTATTTAGTGAGAGTTTATTAATTTTGACAAGCACATGGCATAAAAAGTTGCCACTGCATCGCAAAATAAAggacatttaaagcctttatatGCGGGTTaggatttttcacacttaaatataatataaatcaagtatctcctctgaaaataactctgtgagtcatgactgtctacaatgggtgtaacacccgagtcccactgtctgtgatgttttcagagttttcagagtcctatcttcactttgtttacatcgccgggacggccggctgactcctcccctcgcgtataaaagttgtttaattgagggactagagaaaagaagaataacatactgtactcactgcttaactgtgtttctagatcacgctcatttcaggtaaatttacatgcagtgtgaagatacgagaataataaagatcgctagcattagcgtgctaacacaacaatgcagcgcaagttgttttggtttcatgctggtgctcaagggcgacatctgctggatcgcatataaagcctttaagcgcTGGCAGCTCCCATTTTCAAGGCTGGGCTTCTTATATCAGCCTTGacaacaacaatagctgctcAAACATCTTTCTGCCAACTTCACCTTGATCATCGCAGACATCGTCCCCATTTAAGACAAATCTCCAAAGATGAAACGAGATTTCAATCTGAGGAGGTTTTTAATCACCTGTGACTCCTTGTTGCAcgttaacacaaacaaacaaacaaacaaacaaacaaacaaacaaacgtgtgtcagcaatcaataaaaaagtgatAACAAAAACTGACAAATACAACAGGGTGATGAAAATACAGGCATTAGATTGTACAAAAGGACGATGGGTCGAGCTGTTTGCAGGATCAGCTGCAGACAGGCACAAGATTGATCCCCCTTGGCTGCTGACGCCTGACGGAGGTGATGAGTCTGCCTCGCTGATGGCTCCATAAAAAGTCAGCGTGTCGAGTAATGAGGTTGACACTCACACAAGAAAGCTGTTGAATATTCACCAGTAATGTAGAATAATGATGATAAACCCCCGAATCATTACCCACTGCTAATGCAAGCAATCATGCATCTGTGGCCGTTTCCACTAAAGACCCAAGATTGACTTTTACCTGCTAATTAAGAGGGGAAAATTACCAATCTGCGCATCGttacacattttctttagaGCACCTGATCCTCaattggtatttaaaaaaaaaaaaaaaaaacattagaaaaaacacaataaacatccTGTCAGCAGTAattaattaaaggtcacatattttcctccttttcaacaagtttaaataagtatcaagtttcttgttctaaatccactctgatcctgtatttgatcatgcctataaatccctctatttcagccctgctcagaacaggctgtttctgtgtctgtacctttaaattcTAATgggctgtgtttgaccacgcccccctctctggaagggcttgcgtggctcgggctttctcgctccatgtcctattgtttacggtgagaaggcagactcagagggcagaacaaacacctagctgtgggagtgtcacccacctgggggaggggctactgccctttgtgatgtcatgaagggaaaatctccaaacggcctgtttgagca
This window harbors:
- the gfral gene encoding GDNF family receptor alpha-like, with the translated sequence MKLEAAVVLAIVFPQIFSLSVSPPPPDYLAAVHTCMSDLCKKERASYGGTCADEACQIKGSQACNMTIQAVLVQFPSLQGCVCAREEEELCGSIRELATQCRPNTASQQKRSSGMDWQSSTLIHNAYDAAGSCLDRMTECVSDAVCNRYLAPVLQACTAEQCDSDRCQQVTQQFYSSMPRSVAEMLVLCECAASDQSCLHMKSTLHSGTCGVSTLICQETTDQCAEDADCRKLLKTLREKCWSSEGAQCSDIDLDSNECFTWMDPALILGADPECQRAFLATMGTVLHYPCTCRGMHGDDLLTCNMIYEVFHNRSLFITSWKKSTSKPPGLSDPEDGYVWSNDYLLYAFAALLLVGVVILMALAVISKIWMLRRREKTKFHHPQKSPCVVIL